In a genomic window of Nostoc sp. UHCC 0870:
- a CDS encoding universal stress protein, translating into MKNILLCTDGSAYAENVYRYGAWFAHQVPAQINVLFVTDIRSQKVASTGNLSGSIGLGASEQLLHDLVNLEHEKAKLNNQRARLILQNAAETLKAEGIEDFNLTNKTGFLVDCFHEFEKNSDLIVLGKRGEAADFASGHLGANLDRIIRSSSKPCLVTPLEFKQIERVLVAYDGSLTGQKILQFLVDYPVFQSLEIHLLTVAKSNSDQTAVARLNEAKQGLQKARFEPVCRLLEGEPEQAIVQYVQENNINLLMMGAYGHSRIRHLVIGSTTIQILRSSNIPVLVFR; encoded by the coding sequence ATGAAAAACATTTTACTTTGTACCGATGGTTCAGCTTATGCTGAAAATGTATATCGATATGGAGCTTGGTTTGCTCATCAAGTCCCAGCCCAAATTAATGTTTTGTTTGTCACCGATATTCGCAGCCAAAAAGTTGCTTCTACGGGTAACTTAAGCGGTAGCATTGGACTGGGAGCTTCAGAACAATTACTGCATGATTTAGTTAACTTAGAACATGAAAAAGCCAAGTTGAACAATCAACGGGCAAGATTAATTTTACAAAATGCCGCCGAAACTCTCAAAGCTGAGGGTATAGAAGATTTTAATTTAACTAATAAAACAGGCTTTTTAGTAGATTGTTTTCATGAATTTGAAAAAAATTCAGACTTAATTGTTTTAGGTAAACGGGGAGAAGCCGCAGATTTTGCATCGGGACATTTAGGAGCAAATTTAGATCGAATTATTCGTAGTAGTAGTAAGCCGTGCTTAGTTACTCCCCTTGAATTTAAACAGATTGAGCGTGTTTTAGTTGCTTATGATGGTAGTTTAACGGGGCAAAAGATACTACAATTTTTAGTAGATTATCCTGTCTTTCAAAGTTTAGAGATACATTTACTAACTGTAGCTAAAAGTAACTCAGATCAAACAGCAGTAGCCAGACTGAATGAAGCTAAACAAGGGTTGCAAAAAGCTAGATTTGAGCCGGTTTGTCGCCTTCTAGAAGGTGAACCAGAACAAGCTATAGTTCAATATGTGCAAGAAAATAACATTAATTTATTGATGATGGGGGCTTACGGACATAGCCGCATTCGTCATCTGGTAATTGGTAGCACCACAATTCAAATCCTTCGCAGCAGCAATATTCCCGTACTGGTATTTCGATAA
- a CDS encoding SulP family inorganic anion transporter, with the protein MAGAVVGLALIPEAIAFSIIAGVDPKVGLYASFIIAVMTAFLGGRPGSISAATGAMALLMIDLVKDHGLQYLFAATLLTGLFQVVFGVLKLGRQMRFVPRAVMIGYINALAVLIFLAQLPQLTNVPPTVYILTLLSLGIIYILPRFTKAVPSPLVALAVMTIAAIALKLKVPTVGDMGELPTALPSFALPQVPLTLDTLKIILPYSLTLAIVGLLASFLTASLVDELTDTPSDKNQEAKGQGIANIVTAFFGGMAGCGMIGQSVINVQSGGRGRLSTLAAGVFLLIAILFLQDWVKQMPMAALVAVMIMVSIGTFRWTSFKNLPRIPRTETAVMLTTMFVTIFTRNFALGVVTGIVMSTVFFSNKIAQLVFVDKVLSEDGLHRIYKVAGQIFFLSRDEFLGFFDFTELVERVTIDLTHAHLWDQGAVEVLDRAVLKFRRNGAEVELVGLNEASATLLNKLATHQKSDTVNK; encoded by the coding sequence ATGGCGGGTGCGGTTGTGGGACTAGCACTCATTCCAGAGGCGATCGCCTTTTCGATTATTGCTGGGGTTGATCCCAAAGTGGGGCTATATGCCTCATTTATTATCGCTGTCATGACAGCCTTTTTAGGCGGTAGACCAGGGTCAATTTCCGCCGCTACAGGGGCGATGGCTTTGTTGATGATTGATTTAGTCAAAGATCATGGGTTGCAGTATTTATTCGCCGCCACCTTGTTAACAGGGTTATTTCAAGTTGTATTTGGGGTGCTAAAACTCGGTCGCCAAATGAGATTTGTCCCCAGGGCGGTGATGATTGGTTATATTAATGCCCTAGCGGTGTTAATTTTCCTCGCCCAGTTACCCCAACTGACGAATGTACCGCCCACCGTATATATATTGACTCTCCTTTCCTTGGGGATTATTTATATTCTGCCGCGCTTTACCAAAGCCGTCCCCTCTCCCTTGGTGGCTTTGGCGGTGATGACTATAGCCGCGATCGCACTCAAACTTAAAGTTCCCACCGTCGGGGATATGGGAGAGTTACCGACTGCGCTACCAAGTTTTGCTCTTCCCCAAGTGCCGTTAACTCTAGACACATTAAAGATTATTCTGCCCTATTCTTTGACATTGGCGATCGTTGGTTTGTTAGCTTCATTTTTAACTGCTTCATTAGTAGATGAACTCACAGATACCCCCAGCGATAAAAACCAAGAAGCCAAAGGGCAAGGTATTGCAAATATCGTTACAGCGTTTTTTGGCGGGATGGCTGGATGTGGGATGATTGGGCAATCTGTGATTAATGTGCAGTCTGGCGGACGGGGGAGATTATCAACCCTGGCGGCTGGAGTGTTCCTATTAATTGCCATTTTATTTTTACAGGATTGGGTGAAACAAATGCCGATGGCGGCACTAGTAGCCGTGATGATTATGGTGTCAATTGGGACATTTCGCTGGACATCCTTCAAAAATCTTCCCCGCATTCCCCGCACTGAAACCGCCGTCATGTTAACGACGATGTTTGTGACAATTTTCACCCGTAATTTTGCCCTGGGTGTTGTGACAGGCATCGTTATGAGTACAGTATTTTTCTCTAACAAAATTGCCCAGTTAGTATTTGTCGATAAAGTGTTGAGTGAAGATGGTTTGCATCGCATCTATAAAGTAGCTGGACAAATTTTCTTTTTATCTAGAGATGAATTTCTAGGGTTTTTTGATTTTACAGAACTGGTTGAGCGCGTCACCATTGATTTAACTCATGCTCACCTGTGGGATCAAGGGGCAGTGGAGGTACTTGATAGAGCAGTATTGAAATTTCGCCGCAATGGGGCAGAAGTAGAACTAGTTGGATTGAATGAAGCTAGTGCTACCTTACTGAATAAATTAGCAACTCATCAAAAATCTGACACTGTGAACAAGTAG
- a CDS encoding dipeptide ABC transporter ATP-binding protein yields MTKDLFCIENLRVAYPQRSGEELQWAVDDVSFTLQPGERMGLVGESGCGKSTLGRAAMRLLPASSRVEGRVTFQGEAVFDLTPNQLRKFRGEAVALIFQDPMTRLDPLMTIGNHCIETLQAHLPELSTKEAKEKALATLAKVKIPANRWNQYPHEFSGGMRQRVAIALALLLNPKLIVADEPTTSLDVTVSAQILQELTRLCSEENMALLLISHDLAMVAEYCDRIGVMYQGKMVEMGSTDTVFKNPQHEYTRSLLQAALHIQSVDEVATGDSLLGTGENHTQSPILRVTELKQYYTIEPNFIERLFKAESQTIKAVDGINLELYPGEILGLVGESGCGKSTLSRTILQLIRPTSGKVEFLGQDLTKLSRPEIRACRRQIQMVFQDPHACLNPAMTVGQSIGDPLLIHHLADAAKAKEQVLWMLEKVGLTPTELYYQRYPSDLSGGQQQRVAIARALITRPKLLICDEPVSMLDASVQSQVLELMLQLKDEFELTYLFITHDLWLARFLCDRIAVMHGGKIVELGATKAIFANPQHPYTQTLLAAAPLLARA; encoded by the coding sequence ATGACTAAAGATTTATTTTGTATAGAAAATTTGCGTGTCGCCTATCCACAGCGTAGCGGGGAAGAACTACAGTGGGCAGTTGATGATGTATCTTTTACCTTACAACCTGGTGAAAGAATGGGATTGGTTGGTGAATCGGGTTGTGGTAAATCTACCTTGGGACGGGCGGCGATGCGTCTGCTACCAGCCTCTAGTCGAGTGGAAGGGCGGGTAACGTTTCAAGGGGAAGCAGTATTTGATTTAACTCCAAACCAATTGCGGAAATTTCGGGGGGAAGCTGTAGCATTAATTTTCCAAGACCCGATGACGCGGCTTGATCCTCTGATGACAATTGGTAATCACTGCATTGAAACTTTGCAAGCGCATTTACCAGAGTTATCAACCAAGGAAGCCAAGGAAAAAGCACTGGCTACTTTAGCAAAGGTGAAGATTCCCGCTAATCGGTGGAATCAGTACCCCCATGAGTTTAGCGGTGGTATGCGTCAACGGGTAGCGATCGCCCTAGCTTTACTTCTTAATCCTAAATTAATTGTGGCAGATGAACCTACCACCAGCTTAGATGTCACCGTCTCCGCCCAGATTTTACAAGAATTAACCCGCCTCTGTAGTGAGGAAAATATGGCACTGCTGCTAATTTCTCACGATTTAGCAATGGTGGCGGAGTATTGCGATCGCATTGGGGTAATGTACCAAGGCAAAATGGTAGAAATGGGTTCTACAGATACTGTCTTTAAGAATCCCCAACATGAATATACGCGATCGCTCCTGCAAGCAGCGTTACATATTCAATCCGTTGATGAAGTGGCGACTGGGGACTCTTTACTGGGGACTGGGGAAAATCACACTCAATCCCCAATCCTGCGAGTAACGGAACTCAAGCAGTATTACACTATCGAACCTAACTTTATAGAACGACTATTTAAGGCGGAAAGTCAAACTATTAAGGCTGTAGATGGGATTAATCTGGAATTGTATCCAGGGGAAATTCTGGGATTAGTTGGTGAATCTGGATGCGGTAAAAGCACACTATCGCGGACGATATTACAGTTAATTCGTCCCACATCTGGGAAAGTGGAATTTTTAGGACAAGATTTAACTAAATTATCCCGTCCAGAAATTCGCGCTTGTCGCCGACAAATTCAAATGGTGTTTCAAGACCCCCATGCTTGTCTTAACCCAGCTATGACGGTGGGACAAAGTATAGGCGATCCTTTATTAATTCATCATCTAGCTGATGCAGCCAAAGCCAAAGAACAGGTGTTATGGATGTTGGAGAAAGTCGGCTTAACACCAACGGAATTATATTATCAACGTTATCCATCAGACTTGTCTGGGGGACAACAGCAACGGGTAGCGATCGCACGGGCTTTAATTACTCGTCCTAAACTATTAATCTGCGACGAACCCGTGAGTATGTTAGATGCGAGTGTACAGTCCCAAGTGCTGGAATTGATGTTGCAATTAAAGGATGAGTTTGAGTTGACCTATTTGTTTATTACTCATGACCTGTGGTTAGCAAGATTTTTATGCGATCGCATTGCTGTGATGCACGGTGGTAAAATTGTCGAACTTGGTGCAACAAAAGCAATTTTTGCTAACCCACAACACCCCTACACCCAAACTCTCCTAGCTGCTGCTCCTTTACTAGCACGAGCTTAA
- a CDS encoding sensor histidine kinase, which yields MFHKIDIKSICLDFLRLPFKLRPSQLITITVVLTLVLFSPQIWITWQAYNDFNSIIKNELKLQNLSDKITYYDEVLTMSARMNAATGNSIWETRYRKFEPLLDAAIKESIKIAPQAYNNQEAKETDAANQRLVAMESKSFNLVKNGQELAAKLLLSSPEYELEKQKYSLGVTRINQSISVQVDNRILKYRRYLFWSICASFTSLVFLIPSWLLVLRLLKNYLKSSKIAQKTLKSINHELEVRVEKRAEELRKKNAQLTQTLQRLQQTQIQLIQTEKMSSLGEMVAGIAHEINNPITFVKCNINYVKEYSQHLLTLIGSYQEYYSHPPENIQAQIKDIDLEFIQEDFVKILNSIEIGTDRVEKIVKSLRNFSRLDEADIKAVDIHEGIDGTLMILSHRLKAIDKQPEILIIKEYGVLPLVECYPGLLNQVFMNILTNAIDALHEYNLQRTVNEVKNNPSAIWICTQQLNDSWIQIRIIDNGIGIPENIRDKLFDPFFTTKAVGQGTGLGLSISYQIVVEKHSGKIYCNSTSKEGIEFVIEIPIIKHLT from the coding sequence ATGTTTCACAAGATAGATATTAAATCAATATGTTTAGACTTTCTACGGCTTCCATTCAAACTTCGCCCATCGCAGTTAATTACTATCACTGTTGTACTCACTCTAGTTTTATTCTCACCTCAAATATGGATTACTTGGCAAGCTTACAATGATTTTAATAGTATTATTAAAAATGAACTGAAACTACAAAATCTTAGTGATAAAATCACTTATTATGATGAAGTTCTTACGATGTCAGCCCGCATGAATGCTGCCACAGGTAATTCTATTTGGGAAACAAGATATCGTAAATTTGAACCTCTACTAGATGCAGCAATCAAAGAGTCAATTAAAATTGCACCCCAAGCTTACAATAATCAAGAAGCAAAAGAAACTGATGCGGCAAATCAACGTTTAGTAGCAATGGAGTCTAAATCTTTTAATTTAGTTAAAAATGGACAAGAACTTGCAGCTAAATTACTTTTATCAAGTCCAGAATATGAATTAGAAAAACAAAAATACTCCCTAGGTGTTACCAGGATAAATCAAAGTATCTCTGTTCAGGTAGATAATAGAATTTTAAAATATCGTAGATACTTATTCTGGTCAATTTGTGCTTCATTTACTAGTTTGGTTTTTCTTATTCCTTCATGGTTATTAGTATTACGTTTATTAAAAAATTATCTAAAAAGTAGTAAAATTGCTCAGAAAACCCTAAAAAGTATAAATCATGAATTAGAAGTACGTGTAGAAAAAAGAGCGGAAGAATTGAGAAAGAAAAATGCTCAACTAACTCAAACATTACAACGACTACAACAAACCCAAATACAATTAATTCAAACCGAAAAAATGTCTTCATTGGGTGAAATGGTAGCTGGTATTGCCCATGAAATAAATAATCCCATCACTTTTGTTAAATGCAATATTAATTATGTCAAAGAATATTCTCAGCATTTATTAACACTTATAGGTAGTTATCAAGAATATTATAGTCATCCTCCAGAAAATATCCAAGCACAAATTAAAGATATTGATTTAGAATTTATCCAAGAAGATTTTGTCAAAATTCTGAACTCTATAGAAATTGGTACTGACAGAGTTGAGAAAATTGTTAAATCTCTGCGTAATTTTTCTCGCCTTGATGAAGCAGACATTAAAGCAGTAGATATTCATGAAGGTATTGATGGTACTTTGATGATTCTATCTCACCGCTTGAAAGCTATAGACAAACAGCCAGAAATTTTGATAATTAAAGAATATGGTGTATTACCGTTAGTTGAATGTTATCCTGGTTTACTGAATCAGGTATTTATGAATATTCTGACTAATGCCATAGATGCTTTACATGAATACAACTTGCAACGTACAGTTAATGAAGTCAAAAATAACCCTTCTGCGATTTGGATTTGCACTCAACAACTAAATGACTCTTGGATACAAATTCGGATTATTGATAATGGGATAGGTATTCCAGAAAATATTCGTGATAAATTATTTGATCCATTTTTTACGACTAAAGCAGTAGGCCAGGGTACAGGACTAGGACTATCAATTAGTTACCAGATTGTTGTGGAGAAACATTCTGGAAAGATATATTGTAACTCCACTTCAAAAGAAGGTATAGAATTTGTTATTGAAATTCCTATTATTAAGCATTTAACCTAA
- a CDS encoding DUF4189 domain-containing protein, with amino-acid sequence MQKNYLQKSLLATITVFSLLSGITQSAYAQSRNVFGAISYSPSTQTYSSGLASSKQAAINAALRNCVRDSQAQDCTVPLWFKNAWGALAVGADGSYGTGWGTSQALAGKFAVSTCQRYGGQNCQVIFIRQAK; translated from the coding sequence ATGCAGAAAAATTATTTGCAAAAAAGTCTTTTAGCAACCATCACAGTCTTTTCCTTATTATCAGGAATAACCCAGTCTGCTTATGCACAATCTAGAAACGTATTTGGAGCAATCTCTTACTCTCCTTCTACTCAAACTTATTCATCAGGACTTGCTAGTTCCAAGCAAGCAGCTATTAATGCGGCTTTGAGGAATTGTGTACGTGATAGTCAGGCTCAAGATTGCACAGTACCACTGTGGTTTAAAAATGCTTGGGGTGCTTTAGCTGTGGGTGCTGATGGTAGTTATGGAACAGGATGGGGAACTAGCCAAGCTTTAGCAGGAAAGTTTGCTGTCAGCACCTGTCAACGTTACGGCGGACAAAATTGTCAAGTTATTTTTATCAGACAAGCGAAATAA